The genomic DNA AAACATCGCCCGGTCATGGTACATCGTGTCATCCTCGGTTCAATCGAGCGATTCATCGGCGTTCTGATCGAGCATTACGCCGGCAATTTCCCTCTGTGGATCTCACCGGTTCAGGCCGTCGTGGTGAATGTCACCGACAACCAGGCCGCTTATGCGCGGCAGGTCTTCAACGAGTTGCGCGCGGCGGGGCTTAGGGTGCGGCATGATCTGCGCAATGAGAAGCTCGGCTTCAAGATCCGCGAGGCGCAGGTCGAAAAAATCCCTTATATGCTGGTGATTGGCGACAAGGAGATGGAGCAGGGGACGGTCGCTCCGCGGCATCGTTCCGGAAAGATGCTCGATGCCATGTCGCCCGCTGATTTTGTTCGTTTCGTGCTGGAAGAGTGTAAAAACTATCATTAGGAGGTCGCATCATAGCTAAGCCAGAAACCAACATCAATCGCGCCATTCGGGCTCGGGAAGTGCGGGTCATCGACGACGAATCCCAACAGCTTGGGGTTATGAGCCTGACCGATGCGCTGGCCGCCGCCGAGGAGCGGGGGCTCGACCTGGTTGAAGTTTCGCCCAATGCGAACCCGCCTGTCTGTCGGATCATGGACTTCGGCAAGTACATGTACCAGCAGAGCAAGAAAGCGGCGGAAGCCAAGAAGAAAATGGCCCGCGTCGAGCTTAAGGAAGTCAAGATGCGACCCAAGACCGACGAGCACGATTTTCAGGTCAAGGTACGCAATGCGCGCCGCTTCCTCGAAGACGGCAACAAGGTGAAATTCACCATGATGTTCCGCGGCCGTGAAGTCACCCACCCCGAGCGGGGGCAGTTGCTTCTCGATCGCGCCGCCGAGGGTGTGGCTGACCTGGGTCAGGTGGAAGCGCGTCCCAGCCTTCAGGGGCGCTTCATGACCATGATCGTAGCGCCCGCGAAAAAATC from Geoalkalibacter sp. includes the following:
- the infC gene encoding translation initiation factor IF-3; its protein translation is MAKPETNINRAIRAREVRVIDDESQQLGVMSLTDALAAAEERGLDLVEVSPNANPPVCRIMDFGKYMYQQSKKAAEAKKKMARVELKEVKMRPKTDEHDFQVKVRNARRFLEDGNKVKFTMMFRGREVTHPERGQLLLDRAAEGVADLGQVEARPSLQGRFMTMIVAPAKKS